Below is a window of Perca fluviatilis chromosome 14, GENO_Pfluv_1.0, whole genome shotgun sequence DNA.
CTTCATCTCGGACTCATCTTGATTGTTTACACCTGCTTATGACTACTCTTCGACATCTACCCTTAacaactgaaaacacacaatcacaaaaaacaatgttttattattaagaGTCTCTCAGCCTGTTTTCCATTTCCACCTGATCACCGGCAGCTGGCTCTAAAACGATGTGTATGCTGGTCTGAAGTCAGTGTGACGTGCAAACCTGTTTATAGAAATACCAGTTCATGTGTGAAAGTTATTTGTGGTATTTGTGCTTATGTGTCGTGCATCTGGTCCCAGGTCTCCATTCAGGGAGGAACTGGAAGGTAAATCCACCTCaactcactttattcaacatctTTATGATATCAACTATGCCATGTTGTGtttcaagcccgaacaggccacctctccttatgacctgtctctcttagttacgctgttatagttttagactgccgggagacttccttcctttgacacactgagctgctctctcctctccctttctattaccatttgtgtgcatcccgttccagaaatgcttgttattaatcctagcttctggggagtttactccccggagtccttatgttttttcccccagcgtatttccttggagaacgttggcaccaagatcctggttgcagctgtcgccgtggtcctgctgcactccctgctgagctcagcggtccCTGCGAATGTCATCCTGCGtcctgctaaaccctgctgcttcctgctacgtccatccgtgctctgctgggccacgctacatcctgtaacgccctgcggCGCCCTGCatcgccctgatatgacatgaactactacgactaccatttgaagtcactgttccattattaatgtgactattatcgtcactgttcatcgcatccccaaccgacaccgcctaccaagagcctgggtctgtcccaggtttcttcccaagagggagtttttcctcgccactgtcgcactgcttgctcttgagggaattactgcaattgttggggctttgtaaattatagagtgtggtctcaacctactctatctgtaaagtaaagtgttatgattttatactataaataaaattgaattgaattgaattgtttatGGCTTATAGTTGAACAATGATTTGTTAAAAACATCCGGAGAAAAGAAATTGAAGGAACACATCAAAGTGTATGTGTCAAACTTGTAAAGTACGAGTTTAAAAGCAGCACTTGAAGGCAACAACGCTCTTCCCCTTATATCAGTAACCTTCAAAAATGTATAATTCTATGATATTAAAACAGTGAAAGAatgctatttttatatagtttttattaatgcctttgcccATGTCCCATTTTTCCTGCAAAGTCACACAATTATTTACAGCAGGTAGACGTTGCTagagtaacacattctgacgggtcacagatttggcgtaaacaccggaaaagcctgtgttagttgTGAGTATGTAGGTAAAAGGAAGCAGtagatttatttatataggcctaattgtattttaattttattttagaagttatctgatgtagttatggctgatattggggcaggaccatcacaggaaagaaggaaattaaacacagaacaactaaaagctaaaaggcaaagtgaaagacaacgggCAAGACCCTGAGTTATACTTGGTCGGGCTTTCAATAGATGCAGACAATAAaaggattgtaaatgatttaaaacccaccctgaattggccctcatttatgtaATATGCTTATTCCATTCATAAAATAATTTTACAATGcgcaatgtggttgtacgtcagcaGCCAACATTAAAATACGTCCACCTTCCACTTAGCGTGAAAGTTTTGTTCCTTTCAGTCCATGTTTTTGTTGGCCTACTATTATCTGTTCACTTGTCCCCCTGTAACGTTACATGTGCGaagcgtccttgggtttcatgaaatgtgaTATAAATCAAAGTTGTTATTACATTGGGTGCTAaaacaaactcttaatgctttggctcgtgacacagtgacactgATAACGTTTTAGTTACAGTAAgtaacacttgaaatgcaacgattattcttgtaaatgaatgattttccgtctgagcaaaacattcatcgcaactatgATCTCCCGTTAACGCTTACTCACAAATATACAATGGGTAATACAGCAACGTAAAGAAAAGACGTTTacaacagcaggtgtggtaaaaacactaccgcttttgtccaaagcagctgccttgaatcaacagccacttTATGGCATTTTGAGCACTTTAGTTTGATATTAAGGTATATTGAGTAATTTAGTTAAATTGTTCAGTTATGAATATGTTTTCCTAAGAATGTGAAGCATACTTATTGTTGGATTGTATTTTTATGCCCTAAACGTTGTGCTTTCATTTCTGTTTGCAGAGCCTCAGGTTCACAGATTTAGTCTGAAGTGAATAAGTGCCCTGGGCATTGCTGTGTCTTCAACCTAACACAATACAGTTCAGTAAACTGATCTGTCAAGTGCATTCTGAATGATGTAGTACcaaagatatactgtatattaatatcAAGAATCCGCAAATACAGTTCATTAAACTTCATCCAGTTTAGTgacaaaagaaacaaagttAGCTTTATGTTGGCTTGACTGTTAATGACACATATTTATTAGTTCTGTTGGATCACTTTGTtcagtttgttgtgtttgttgattttaaattcaacatcTTTCCAGCCACACTGACAGAAAACAGATCCTGACTGAAACTCTTGAGAAATTTACCATCGTACTTCAgtcaagaaaatgtaaaaatctaGTGCAACATGCAGCTGAGTTCTCATGAATCAAACgttaaacacactcacacttcctcACACCAGGTCTCAGTCTCTGCAGTCCAACATGGTCCGTCCTGCAGGAAGAAACAAAGTCAGAATCAACATCATACACCTTCGCTCAGATCCTCCATTAAATATGAACTAGAGTTCATCAGTTAGCAACAGAGAAACAGTGTGAGAGCTGCTactctctgtccatctgtccatacctgagagtgtccagtctccagtTTGGTTCCTTAAGTCCAGCTgacagcagcttcactcctgagtctcctggatgattgtagctcaggtcgAGCACTCTCAggtgggaggggttggagctcagagctgaggccaAAGAAGTACAGCCTTCCCCTGACaccagacagcctgacagactacacacacacacacacacacagtttaaaatTACTGTCACCAACCCTAATGGAGCATAGTGTTGGTTCAGGCAGATGTGTTTCACAGCTGTTTGTGGAAGGAACACTTTGAGGAAGAACAACAACACCTGACCGACATGCCCTCTCTGACGGAGGAAACCTAACCAAGTAATTTCACTCATATACAATATTCTAGttctttccacctctgcctgATTGAAAGATGCAGACACAAAGAAACCGATGCATAGCCTCTTTTCCAAATACTTTTGGTCCAAACATTTGGGGTACAATCATAATTCCTGCATAGTCTGTTCAACATAGCTGTGATTTCTCTCATGTCGAAGCTGAAAGTGCACTATAAAAATGTCATCattgtttcatttcaaatctGGTACAGagtcaaaattaaataaaggtgTCCAAATACATATGGACCTAACTGTAATTAATATGTATAAATAACCGCTCAGAGGGTCACCATTATCAAATAATTGTAACAGTAACCTAagagtttccagtctgcagtgtggactcgTCAGTCCAGCCgacagcagcttcactcctgaatcctgcagctcgTTGTTACtaaggtccagctctctcagactagaggactgggagctgagaactgaggacagggcctcacagcttctctctgacaggttacagccacttaGCCTAAAAAAGTAATcgacaaaatattattaattaacATAACATATTAAATAACAATTACaaacaatgtttgtttttttctgcataaAGAAACTATACATTAAATCTTGATGTGTGCACGTACAGAGCTTtcttggaggctttgaccactggcagcaggCTCAGAAGAGCCttctctgaagcagagtatttcttcaggtcaaacatgtccagatcttcttctgatgacagtaagatgaagaccagagctgaccactgagcaggagacagttcatctgtggagagacttcctgaactcaGGAACTGTTGGATCTGCTCCACAAGAGAACGATCAtccagttcattcagacagtggaacagattgatgcttctctctgcagacagattctcaccgatcttcttcttgatgtactcAACTGTTTTCTGATTGGTCACTGAGCTATTTCCTATCTGTGTCATCAGACCTCGTAGGAGactctgattggtctgcagtgaaagacccaggaggaaacggaggaacaagtccaggtgtccatttggactctgtaaggccttgtccacagcactctggtagaTATGGGATTGTTCACGTTTGTTTCTAAGTAGAAACCTCCGGTGGGATGTTGTTTGTTCttctgacagcaggttgactccagagttggtgaatgtcagatggacatgaagagcagccagaaactcctgaacactcagatggacgaAGCAGAACACCTTGTCGTGATAcagtcctctttcctctttaaagatctgtgtgaacactcctgagtacactgaggctgctctgatatcgatgccacactctgtcaggtctgattcatagaagatcaggttgcctttctgcagctgttcaaaagccagttttcccagatACTTGATCATCTTCCTGCTCTTTTTATTCCAGTGTGGATCTGTCTCAGCTCCTCCGTCATACTTGATGTTCTtcactttggactgaaccaccaggaagtggatgtacatctcagtcagggtcttgggcagctctcctccctctctggtcttcaacacgtcctccagaactgtagcagttccagatcaggggggggggggggggggggggggtggggggggggggggggggttcggtGTGGGAGATGAGTCTgctggcctgctcctcatctctgaattTCTTcttgaagtactcctccttctgtgggtcaTTGAACCCTCTaacctctgtcaccatgtcaacacactcaggagggatctgattggctgctgcaggtcgtgtggttatccagaggcgggcagagggaagcagattccccctgatgaggtttgttagcagcacacccactgaggtggactctgtaacatcagtcaggatctcagtgttgaggaagtccagaggaagtcgacactcatccagaccgtcaaagatgaacacaacctggaactcttcaaacctgcagattcctgcttctttggtttcactaaagaaataatcaacaagttccaccaagctgtactttctctctttcagcacattcagctctctgaaggtgaatggaaatatgaactggatgtcctggttggctttaccttcagcccagtccaaagtgaacttctgtgttaagactgttttaccgatgccagccactccctttgtcagcactgttctgattggttcatcacTTCTACGTGAGactttaaagatgtcttcttgtctgattgttgtttctggtctgtctaGTTTCCTGGATGCTGattcaatctgtctgacctcatgttcagcattgacctctgcagtctCTCCCTCtatgatgtagatctctgtgaacatctgattcagaaaGGTTtggtttcctgctttagcaatcccctcaaacacacactggaacttcttCTGCAGCTTACATTTGAGTTTATCCTTACCAACTGCAGCAAGACTTCCTGAATGAACCCATAACAAAGAAGATCAATAAGTCAAAGAACACGTTTCAACATGACCTCAGAGATTGAGTATATGATATATGTTTGTCCATCTCTTGAGAAATTAATTAAGGTCCCTATTATCCAGCATGTTAAATCTTTCAAGAAATCCTCTTACTGATCTGCAGACGGTCAGCCAGCTCCTCCTGCTTCATGctcctcaggaagtgcagtgtgagcttcagaaatgcctctctgctgctcttcctctgctcttcatcctcaACATCCAacacctcctcatcctccctctgactctctaagCATTCTGGGAAATCTGGACTCAGAACCTTCTGGATCTTCTTCAACTCGTTCTTCACAAAATAGATGAtgttctcctccagcagctggaacagaagattatatgaatgacacaaTCACACTGAAATCATGGAAGCAAACATCAGATCCATGTTGGACAGACTGACAATCCACTGGTCGAAAAAGTGCAGGATGGAGATGATTGTGAACagaatagatgtaaaagtagttgttgtaaatgtacagaccataaatatggagtccaggtgtgtttgatgctgctggTCAGACTGACCACTGGGAACTTCTAAActctcctggtccactctgtggaggaatcaggaagaattagctcacatcatgtctgtccacacagagacaaacacaaggtaAAGGTCCATGAAGTGATATTTGGATGTTAACAGTGAATCAGAGGACTCCCTGTAGTAGTAAACGTTTACTAGTCCTGCTGATTATCAGTTTGATATCATCAACTTTGATCAACAGAGTAGTGTCCATCTTTGAAGTATAAAGTGTCATCCATAGACCGgtcactcttcatggacacacagtcTTCAGGTTCTTCCAGATTCCTCCTGACAGAAACACAAGATGAATTCTGCACTGCACCCACACTGAgacaaaatatggtgtttttaaaaaacaccatatttttgttgtactgcacattgctgcagctcctcttttcaccctgtgtgttgagctctatgttttagctacagagtgagacatctcacttctgttccatctttgttgggagtcgcacatgctcagtagctaggtaaggactactagccagtcagaagcagagtatgagggcgtgccctgacagtacctaggtaaggactactagccagtcagaagcagagtatgagggctgtcctgacagtacctaggtaaggactactagccagtcagaagcagagtagagggtcctgacagtacctaggtaaggactactagccagtcaggagcagagtatgaggggtgccctgacagtaccctaggtaaggactactagccagtcagaagcagagttgtgagcgctgccctgacagtatctaggtaaggactactagccagtcagaagcagagtatgagggcgtgccctgacagtacctaggtaaggactactagccagtcagaagcagagtatgagggcgtgccctgacagtacctaggtaaggactactagccagtcagaagcagagtatgagggcgtgccctgacagtacctaggtaaggactactagccagtcagaagcagagtatgagggcgtgccctgacagtagctaggtaaggactactagccagtcagaagcagagtatgaggcgtgccctgacagtagctaggtaaggactactagccagtcagaagcagagtatgaggggccctgacagtagctaggtaaggactactagccagtcagaagcagagtatgagggcgtgccctgacagtacctaggtaaggactactagccagtcagaagcagagtatgagggcgtgccctgacagtatctaggtaaggactactagccagtcagaagcagagtatgaggcgtgccctgacagtacctaggtaaggactactagccagtcagaagcagagtatgagggcgtgccctgacagtagctaggtaaggactactagccagtcagaagcagagtatgagggcgtgccctgacagtacctaggtaaggactactagccagtcagaagcagagtatgagggcgtgccctgacagtagctaggtaaggacctAGGTACTTTGGGACTTTGCcttttgcctgcctgcctcagtTTGGACTCCTTGTGTTGGCCTTTGATTTTTGGATCCCTTTTGTTGGTTTGCTCCCTGTTTTTGTACAAATAAATCCCTGAGCTCCAACCAtcacctgcctgtctgcctctctctctgcatgtgGGTCCTTTAATCCCCTGCACACAAcagttacaaagtgatgcaaagtgacccacgtctgtctctgaagtaaaggctggactacaatagagctgtttggaccagTTGGTGAACACTGTtctctgttggagatggtaagtccctttgggggggaccaCAGCTCTCAAGTTTTTAacagagttcagagtgagattttGGCAGCAGGGGTTTGGGTGGGGATGGGGGTCTGATCTGATAAATGACACATAAATTCGaacaaattatatattattttttttaattcagtatttttgtgtgtgtgtgtgtgtgtgtgtgtgtgtgtgtgtgtgtgtgtgtgtgtgtgtgtgtgtgtgtgtgtgtgtgtgtgtgtgcaataattAATACTAGGCCTATGCATTGTCTTGATGAAATAGCCTAGGCCACAGGTTTTCACAATGGGGGCTGGGAGGTtgtgcagtaaaaataaaaggaaagaaactaaaaatattccaaattattatgggtactgttataaaagtattatgggtaggcctattataaaatgggtatctttataaaaatataaaactgtcagagtagccctgcagccgattcaacatgtagctataataataataataataataataataataataataataggcgcaaaagctacccagtgtttcctctatgttgatttctgctgccacagtaacagaaatagggcagacgcacaacaggctTTCTGTTATGTACATGTAGTATATGAAGTCCTAATTCCACGACTCTACAGAGCtgtgtgctctactgaactcaagcgaactgtcatctctctctctccttcttatatactgtctgtctctctctccttcttatatactgtctgtgtctctctctccttcttatatactgtctgtgtctctctctccttcttatatactgtctgtctctctctctccttcttatatactgtctgtgtctctctccttcttatatactgtctgtgtctctctctccttcttatatactgtctgtctctctctccttcttatatactgtctgtgtctctctctccttcttatatactgtctgtgtctctctctccttcttatatactgtctgtctctctctccttcttatatactgtctgtctctctctccttcttatatactgtctgtgtctctctctccttcttatatactgtctgtctctctccttcttatactctgtgtctctctctccttcttatatactgtctgtgtctctctccttcttatatactgtctgtctctctctccttcttatatactgtctgtctctctctctttataactgtctgtctctctcttcttatatactgtctgtctctctctccttcttactaatgtctgtctcttctctccttctttattactgtcttctctctctccttatatactgtctgtgtctctctccttcttaatatgtctatgtctctctctccgccttatattgtctgtctctctctctttatatactgtctgtctctctctctttatatacTGTTCTCTCTCTAttgtctgtctcctcttctgtctgtgtctctctctgtctgtctctctctccttcatatatactgtctgtctctctcttcttctttattgtctgtgtctctctccttatgtctgtcttgtctctcatctgtctgtctctctatatgtctgtctctccttcttatatactgtctctctctctctccttcttataacgtactgtctctctcttcttctgtctgtctctccttcttatactgtctgtgtctctctctccttcttatatactgtctgtctctctcttcttatatactgtctgtctctctctgtatactgtctgtctctctcttcttgtatgtctctctctccttcttgtactgtgtctctctccttcttgtctgtgtctctctccttcttatactgtctgttctctctccttcttatatactgtctgtctctccttcttatatactgtctgtctctccttcttatgttgtctctctccttcttatatactgtctgtctctcatatactgtctgtctctctctcttcttatatactgtctgtctctctccttcttatatactgtctgtgtctctctccttcttatatactgtctgtctctctctccttcttatatactgtctgtgtctctctctttatatactgtctgtgtctctccttcttatatactgtctgtgtctcccttcttatatactgtctgtctcttcttcttatatactgtctgtctctTATATGTCTtctcttatatactgtctgtctctccttcttatatactgtctgtctctccttcttatatactgtctgtgtctctccttcttatgtctgtctctcttatactgtctgtctcttttctgtctctcttataACTGTCTGTTCTCCCCTTTATACTGTCTGTCTTCCTTCTTTATATGTCTGTTGTCTCTTATATTGTCTGTTCTCTCCTTCTTATATTCTGTCtatgtctctctccttcttatatactgtctgtgtctctctctccttcttatatactgtctgtgtctctcctcttcttatatactgtctgtctctctctccttcttatatactgtctgtctctctctccttcttatatactgtatatgaaatcTTCACCTTTGAGCAACAGAGGGGCGTCCATTTTTGAAGAATAGAGGTTCAGTCTTAGACCGgtcactcttcatggacacacagctgggtccAGGTCCAGGACAGTCTGGTCTCTGATGGATCCTGATAGAAAGAAATGCATTAAAGCTCACATATTTAGGGAAATTCTCTCTGAATTAAAGACTTTTATATCTAATTTAACATGATTTCATTTGAATCCAATACCAACACTGTGTTTAATTACAGACATTATGGACCTGCTACTGAACACAATTTACAACTACAAACGTTTTGTCTTGTCGTTTAAAATTAACAATAACATCCTTCGACCGGTCACTCTtgatggacacacagctgggtccaggtccaggtccaggtccaggtccaggtccaggtccaggtccaggtccaggtccaggtctaGGTCTGTGCTGCTTCTCTGGGCTGAaacccaacacacacagagctttgAGTGTGAATAATGTTGGTGCAGTGATCTGATTGGTGGACAGTTAGAGATGGTCCTCTCACCTCTGAGCTTTGGTCTGGCTGCCATGGTCCCCCCACAGAGTGGTTTTAGAGGGAGGggctccctcctctctgtcctcacacTGACTCATAGCCGAGTCCACACCTTCACCTGGAGAGGAAACCCTGAGAGCAGCAGTCCAGTCATTCATCAGCACATCATCACTCATTCATCCCTCACATATCGTATCCTGGAAAAAAGCCAAATATCAGCAGCTggtcctctgattggctgcttctCTCTGTGTCATATCAGTGTCAGTTGAATCCTTTTGGCTTGTTGGACTGTTGCTCAGACTAAAGaagcagttagaaaacatgaTCTAACTCTGGGAACTACTGAGGACCCTTTCTCATCACTAGATCACATTTCATTCACTCAACACGGAGAACGGATCAACACGTGGATCAATACTGGTTTGTTATTGGACAGAGAAGATGCTCCTGGTTCTCATTGGTTACTGGTgaggaccaatcagagcagggGAAGCTGCCATCAGGTGCTC
It encodes the following:
- the LOC120572635 gene encoding uncharacterized protein LOC120572635, with translation MSQCEDREEGAPPSKTTLWGDHGSQTKAQSPEKQHRPRPGPGPGPGPGPGPGPGPGPGPSCVSIKSDRSKDVIVNFKRQDKTIHQRPDCPGPGPSCVSMKSDRSKTEPLFFKNGRPSVAQRVDQESLEVPSGQSDQQHQTHLDSIFMLLEENIIYFVKNELKKIQKVLSPDFPECLESQREDEEVLDVEDEEQRKSSREAFLKLTLHFLRSMKQEELADRLQIRSLAAVGKDKLKCKLQKKFQCVFEGIAKAGNQTFLNQMFTEIYIIEGETAEVNAEHEVRQIESASRKLDRPETTIRQEDIFKVSRRSDEPIRTTNQSLLRGLMTQIGNSSVTNQKTVEYIKKKIEKALLSLLPVVKASKKALLRELDLSNNELQDSGVKLLSAGLTSPHCRLETLSLSGCLVSGEGCTSLASALSSNPSHLRVLDLSYNHPGDSGVKLLSAGLKEPNWRLDTLRTDHVGLQRLRPGVRKYVCELELDTNTINRYLKLSDNNRKVTYVGEDQSYPDHPERFDYWSQLLCRDGLTGRCYWEVERRGEVNISVSYKGIRRRGDGKDCWFGRNNQSWSLICSDDRGYSVCHINRETALTSSSVSNRVAVYVDCPAGSLSFYTVSSDSLIHLYTFNTTFTQPLYPGFRFWSYSSSVSLCHLQD